The genomic DNA AAGTCTTATTAAGAAAGTTATCTAAGTCTTTTTTGATAAGTATCGTAGTTCTTCACTAGTAAGTTTCGTAATTCTTCCTTAATAAGCTTTACAATTCTTCCTTACTAAGTTTCTTCTTTAAGAAACTACGCAATTATTCCTCGATAAGTTTTGAGAGacttcctcgataagctttatgAGTCTTCTTGATTAAGTTTTGACAATCATTATTATATCATATTATAACAAGATGTGTTTTTTCAGTTGCTgatgtttttttaaaaaagtaGACTATACTTGATTTTTGATATTTTTCCGAGGATAACTTTTGTTCTTTCTCATTTTAGTTTACAGCGAAACTTATTCTCTATAAATAAACAAGTTTTAATAAGTGTTTAGTCCACACTATACTAAAACAGAGTACCGCTAATTGCTGATGTATAATGCTATTATTCTATAATGATGTCATATTTTCTTATGTGTCAATTTTTTATTTAATCTCATTTTTGTATCATTTTAAAATCTCTTATTTCATATTATCTACTTCTCTCATCCTCTATTTTTTACTTATTAATCTCCAATAATTCTCTCTCATCCCCATTTTTCATCCTCTCTAATCTTATTTAGTCACTCATTCTTTATTTTTATTGATTGATTTACAATATTGTTTACAACACAATATAAATCAATTAACTTTATAATCTTAAAATCAATAAAAAATCagttttttaaatatttatgtaAAATCAATTTAGGTACAACAATATTTAGAAGTAAAATTTGTAaactaaaaatatttaaataacatAAATATACATCTATACACTATACTAACACCGAGTATGATGTCATGATTATTGATGTGTCATGCTATTATTTTTTGATGATGTCATATTTACTTATGTGACAATTTCTCATTTAATCTTATTTTTTATATTGCTTTAAAATCTCCTCTCTAGTACCACTACTTTTCTCTTCATTATTAATTCTCTATgatccttcatttctcactcattAATCTCCATTAATTCTCTTTCCtccccatttttcattccatctAATCCTAAGTAgtataataacccgtgcgaggtaCATGTCATTTTCTAGAAATTTTTTGTACGCCATACAGTTATATTAGTAAAATACTTGATCATTTTCTTATTGGTAAATATTATATAATGTCTAAGGTATATCAAATCAAAGTTGAGTGTTTATCAATGTGTATGATTTTCATGTAAGACATTAACAACATACACAGCGTTTCTGATATAACTCATTAATCAAattacatatttttttatttatgtcGTGTAATTTGTATTTACTGAATGGATACAAACATGGTAGCCGCTATACGTTTAAAAGGAAAAAATTTAAAGTTAATTCATAGAATATTGTCCGTATGTTCAAAAAAagaaaactaaaaattaacacatATGTTTAATGCAGAGTCGAGTAAATTTTTTGAATTTTGGTTAATTAAATCTTTAGTAATGAGCTATTTTATCATTAAAGTCATTACTACTTTACAACTACCTTACTTAATTTAAAAGAATTAGTAATGCATTAATAAAGTCGCTAAGATTTGCAATCGTAATATTCAACAAAGTAGAATTTACACTATCgttaatataaatttatttttttaaaaaaatgttatttttttaattcaaCGTTAATGTTAATTTCATACCATTGCTAATGTCTTAATTCATTAAAAAAGTTGACCCGGCTGTGCCCTTAGTGTTTAATCTAATCTATTAtacaaagttaattttataagatgTCAGATAATTGTCAATGTCTTAATTCATCATTTAAAACTGACATAATCCACCTAGTTTTTACACATTGAAAAAAACTTagatttaattgatcattctCATTTTCACAACATAAAAAACTTTTGTTATTCTCTTCTAGTGTATCAATAAATTCAAATGATATATTAACATTGAATCGTTTAAAATTAGTAAAGATAAAGTCCATGTACATGTGTATGTATGTAAAttattgtttatattttttagTAAATTATGTTGTTCTCGTTTAaatatatgctaaatatcttagTTATGTATATGTCTAATCGTTAGCCAataaattactcaaataacatgcatttataattatctTTTAGTAGGCGCCAGTATTCTTCGTCTGGGCGCATTGCATCAATATGGATCAAATAATCAATTAGGCATAAATTCATATACGGAAAAAATTGCTTTTTACCCTTATTATTATGTAAAGGATCTAGTAGGTTGGGTAGCTTTTGCTATCTTTTCTTCCATTTTCATTTTTTATGCTCCTAATGTTTTGGGGCATCTCGATAATTATATACCTGCTAATCCGATGCCAACCCCTCCTCATATTGTGCCGGAATGGTATATCCTATCGATCCATGTCATTCTTCGTAGTATACCTGACACAGCGGGAGGTGTAGCCACAATAGCACCAGTTTTTATATGTCTGTTGGCTTTACCCTTTTTAAATCAAAGTATGTATGTACTTAGTGCAAAATTTCGCCCAATTTACcatataatataataaattaatGCAATTATTTATATATTGCAGTCGTAGTAGAAGTGCCAATCAATCAATATATTTGTTTACTCAACATATCATCAATCATGGATGcgtcataaaaataattcatatattgTAAAAACTAACTATTGATATTCAAAAGTTTTTTTTTAAGAATCCGAAGATAAATTTGTACTAATATCGTCATTTAAATCATTTTCAAGTTTTTGTATTTTATGATTCCAATTCTTTCTTTTGATAATAACTTGATAAAATTGTGtattattttcttaaaatatttttcaattttgataatttttttgaatattagttgaacttgttaatcCTTTCACATTATCGACTAATTTTAGTTTTTTTCTTTAGATAGCATAACATGGATTAAATCAAATGGTACAATACATTATAGTTTTAACcttttttcaaattcaaaatagttgtACGATATTTTTcagtattaaatattattttcctAAAATTATTATTGCTCATCTTAAATATTTATTTTCCAGAAGATTGAGTTCTATAATTTTTTAAGTTTCTTATATGTGcatgtgatatatatatatacagagagAGAGTTAAGTTTTATTAAGTCCTCGCTTTTGTTGAGTACGGGAGTTCACATATGTTCTGCAAGTGAAATagtacaaaatattttataaaacttATTATAAAGTGAATCATGTTCTGCAAACATCGTCATTTTAATGAAAATCTTGTCAATCTCATACATTTGACAAGTTGAACATTGCAAAACATATAATTTTATAGAACATgattagtttgcagaacatacatattcaCGTTGTAGAACACGTACATGTGAACATTAATGATATAACACCATAACATTAATGAAATAGTACAAAACATTTTATAAAACTTATTATAAAGTGAATCATGTTCTGCAAACATCGTCATTTTAATGAAAATCTTGTCAATCTCATACATTTGACAAGTTGAACATTGCAAAACATATAATTTTATAGAACATgattagtttgcagaacatacatattcaCGTTGTAGAACACGTACATGTGAACATTAATGATATAACACCATAACACACATTTAtatcatatattttattattttagtttttaaattattataaaaataaaacatgaaccattagattatattataatataaagtTAGGATTTTGTACTCAGGTACTCCAAAAAAATATGGACTCCATGGATATGATTACTTATAATAATCATATCAAACTGAACAATTTAAAATTTAAGATTTTcacaaatatttgaatataaatatatttttaattaaataatgtAATAAATAAACTATATTTTATATGAAGAACCATCAATTATCTTACCATTTCCCAAATAACATGTTAATGAAAATTCTAAATTTTACTTTACAGttttagtttaattttttaaAGAGAGTGAAAAAATTAGGACTTTGAGATCATCTTTTTACAAATTCACCATCATTGAATAATATTATAAACCTAACtcttttttcaaaataaaatattaaaaaataaatcgatttagtatATCAATTTTGATATACTAATATCAATTGAATTGATCGTATAAATacctcaaaaatattatttttataaatataagatATTACAAAAAATTTCCTTATTGGTAAGTTATTCTCGTCGAACTCGTAATTTAAATGTACTAAACTTTGACTGTATTTTCGGCATGTCatttagtcaaatttcgagtatttttttaTAATGGGTAAAATTTTGATTTCGAAACTAGTTTTTTTGAAACATATTATCAATTGACTTAGTCTATAAAGatctcaaaaatattaatttttatcaACATAAGATATCACAAAATTTCCCCTTATTGGAAACATTTTCTAGTCGAACTCGCAATTTATTTTAAACCTAGATAGTGACGTATTTTCGGCCAGGTCATGTAGTGatatttcgagtattttttgaaaaatgggtcaagttatgattttgaattttaaataaaccGAAATACACTGACTATTTATGATCTTAACCTATCTAAATACggagtacatatatatatatattatttatataagtgtatctattttcaacatttttaaaaatagttaattatatgtataattttattttatttttattaaaaagtATATATTACAAATGTAAGAGACATACTTTTCAAAGTAAAAATTGTTTAATAAATAAGCGAATGATTCGTTTATGTGTCATGCTTAACTTTATATCCCAAATTCAATTATTTAAAACTAACTCTACAAATATTTTAGTAATTATGTTTAAAGCTAAATTAATTGTTGTTATTTACGACactcacatattatgtgtatgataaaacaATTTAAATAACAATGTGGTGTTGTGGTAAGAAGATGTAACcacatttttttatataaatattaagtACAGAGTAAGTTAGTCATTTTAATGAGAATAAAATCTCACTAATTTTATCCTCTtattctcctattatatatagaagagatttatacattaaaaaatagttattattaatttttacgattgttttcaagaatttgaagaaaaaaatTGTAATAATATCGTTATTCAAAATATTTTCTTTTTTTATGATTCTAATCTTTCTTCttataataatttgataaaattgtagaatatattttttaaataaaaaatcaattaataaagattttataaattttaatccTTTCAAATTACTGaagaatatatttttttatatataaatagcATAAAATGTATTGAATTAAATGTTATAGTATATTATATACATTTAACTTATAttcaaataattataaatattaaaataattcataATATTTGGAAAATGGTTTCTAgtaattaatattatatttgtCAATTAATATTTGCTTATCCagaataattatttttagaaaaatgattctttttttaaaagtgaaaattaaaaataaattaatttaatatatcGTCATAGTTTAAACAAATTTGGTGACAGCTCGTATCAAATtctgaatatttttaaaatttggtCAAGTCCCTAAAGCAATAATGCACTACCGTTCAACTTAGTATTTTTGATACATATAATCAATTAACTTGATCTTATAAATATCTTAAACacattaatttttattaatataagatattaaaaatattttacattattggtaagatattcaCGCTGAGTTGGTAATTTAATTTTGTTAAACCTAGAATGTCATGATGTATTTTGAGCTAGGTTGGGTAGacaaatttcgagtattttttgaacaatgagttaaatttttatttcaaattcgaaataaactaaaatacACTGACTCTTTATAATACGAatttatctaaatatgtaatacacATACAGATTATTAATATATAAGCGATgctattttcaatatttttctaatatatatatatacattttaatttctttttatattaaaaatatactATGTATATTTTTAAAccaaaaataattaataaataagctAGTGATCCATTTTTGTATTATACTTAACCTTATATCTTAAGTTCAATTCTTTATAATTACCTAAACAAATATTCAAGTAATTGTTTTTGaattaaataaaatgttcatTATTTACCACAtatacatattatgtgtatgatgaaAAACACATATAACAATATGGTGTGGTGGTATAATGATGTATTAGTTAATGAGAATACTTGGGTAAAATTCTCACAAGCAacatttttatataaatattaaaaataaggtTAATTTAATCATTTCAActcataaataaaatatttcacTAATTTTATCTCCTTGTTGGTGTATTATATAGATACTAAAATAATAACTCGTGCGAGATATGAGTCAGTTTCTAGATTCTTTTGTGTACCATACAATTACTATTTTCTTATTGGTGAATATTGTGCAACGTCTCACGTCTCATGTGAATCAAATATaagttgattgtttatcaatgtgtatGATTTTCATGTAAAACAACACCGATGACACAATATTTCTAGCATAGCTCATTAAATAAAATACACTTTTTTTTGTGTCGGGTAATCTGTATTTTCTGAAAGTCGATGtatgtttaaaataaataaaaaataaaacataatCCATAGAATGTCATGTTATGTTCACAACGAGTAAACTAACCGGGGGAGTTGGAGCAAATTTTTTGAGTTTTTGTCAAATAAACTATAAGTAATGAGATTTTTTTTTGTCCAGTGAGTAATGAGTTATTTTATTACTAAAATAACTACATCAAATAATTGTTTAAATAAAATGTTGAAAATAGATTCGCTTATAAAGAAACAATATATATTTTACATTTTTTTATTTCATTCACATACTTTTAAATATATGTAATTTTAATTATATGAAACAATATATATTTTACATTTTTTATAGTACAATATTGTTAAAAATCATTTAAGTCGGTACATTTTTTAAATTACATTTAATGCTAGAATTATGTTCTttataaaattgtaaaaaaatatGATTTTGTATAAAACaaaaattagaatttaaaatttattcTTTAAGAATTAGTCATTATTAAAAAAGTCACGTACacataatttaaaaattaatattaatatacatattattttaaaaaaatgaaatttgaaagaaaaaatgTTGGTTGAGTACAAAGCCCATAGGTTGTAAATTTATCCAATCATACGataatcaaaataaaatattgagCTATTTTTAAAAATCAGGTCAAGTTCATAACAAATCAtaataaatcaaaataataattttgataTAAGTTATTTATTGGTTTGATCTTATAAAAGTCTCTAACATATAACATATTGATACCTGAATGTAGGAAGACATATAGATAGACAagtttatatttttaaaaaaaaattaactatcaaaattatctactaattatgtttgaagtaaaaaataaaatatcttaTTATTTATGATACACATGTTATGTATATTATTAATAACGACAATATGTTATAATAATATGAAATCTATTTACGAATGTATTGCCTCTAGTTCGATTACAACCAACACCATTTTTAACTAAATTTTCGATAGTGAAACAAGTTATTTAACCGAATAAAATGTACCACTAATTTTATACCACCCATGTTGGTATATCATATAGATAAAGGATTACTCactcattttttatttttttgactGTTTCACAGTAttgtaaattttgtaaaataaaaacCTTTACATATGAAATTAATTTTACCATATTATGTAAATATATAACTTTTTCTGTGATATATACTTAAAATAAGTTTTACTAAACTAACATATTCATTTTAAATCAACTAAATATTAGAGGGTATGGGCCCGGGACTAACGTAGTAAATCTACCACAGGGATTAGCTTTCCTTTGATACATTCCAGGTATAAATTCTTTGGCTATCATTTCTTGTTCTTGTCATATAATTTAGCGAGTATAAATCTCCATACAAAAACACCAACCATGCAGCAACATCCCTGCCAAGTTGCATTACTACATTCACGCCACAAATTCCAACTATAAATCCCATTTTACAGCTAATACTTGTGGTGATTATAGATTCAAGCACACACAAGCAGAGAGAGGAACGAGTGAAGAGAATGATTCATTACAACTTTACACAGGCAACCAGTGTACATAAAAAAGTTAACACAAGTAGGAAACAATTTGTCCTAGGATTATCCTAGGGCTATAACATGTTCCAGCCCATTATCTACCTCACACGATTGCAATCTGCTAGAGAAGCCAGTCAGAATAGCTAAAACTGTACACAAGATGCCTAAGTCAAGCCCTCGCCACCTCCCACCCCAGCTAGGCTtaagaaaagaaagaaataaaaaaggggaaaaaaaataaaaagagtCTCATATTTTACCCTATCTCGATAAAAACCTTCTGTAAACCATGCAAGCTTCATTCGCATTCCACAAAGAAAGTTTGCATGCCTGGAAAAAGGGAAAGTAATGAAAGCCAGCAGCTAAAGTAGCAGCACTTACCAGAAATGCTGGCTTTCACAGATGACCTGGGTAATCTTCCACACTTGTGTGCTAATGTTATTAGACAACCTCCTACAAAAAAACACCATAAAAAAACAAAGAAGAGTAGTATAAAGATATAAATAGTAATGAATAACTGATAAGTGAGTATCTAACATCAAATGCACATGCCTCAATATCGCCTCCAAGAAGATCTCATGCAGCAATTTCATCAGCAACTATTGCCCTTTCAAGGAAACCACCTTGCTGCATGAAAAAAAAACAATTCATCCTAGGTAAGCATCAGCAAGACAACCATTTTTCACAAAATAGATGCACTATGAAATGTTTTAAAGCAAACACTACCTACACTAGTCAGACATAGATTCAAACTATATTACCGGTTGAAAAATTAATAACAAAGTATATTGACAAGAAAAAGAGAGATTCAAATTGAACTTAATTTTAGAACCTCTAACTCATCATTTGAACCACTTTCAGAGACCTTCCCATCTGTTATGCATCCATCACTCGTAAGTAGGTCCGAGTCTGCCTCACATGAATCACCGTGGGAAGATACCCGACTATTGCTTCCAGTGGCGCTGTCTGGAATGCCTTCACTACTTTCGGATCGTGATGCAGGTCCTATGTTCACTACAGAGCCTACTTCGTTTGTAAAACTGGTCACCACACTAGAATTAGAACCACAACCATCATCACCGACTCTTCTAGACATACCATCCTGCTCAGATTCAACATGCCCTAAAACAACTCCATTGTCGCCTTCAACCTTTTGAGCACATCCAGTTCCATTTACTCCAGCCCTTTCTGTCGTTCTTCCAGTCTCCACTGATTTACACTCTTTTGATGCATCTCTGTCAACATGACTAATAATTTCGGGAGATAACGAGTCACGTTTCTGAGGGCTAGCACTGCATTGCCGTTTTTCAGGGCTGCCTTGCACATTTGCTGCATCAGAATCTTTTCTCTTTCTTGGTTGTCTTCCAACAGATCCTGATCTGCAACCTTCATTAACCGGAGAAGATTGTTCATTATGCTGCCTTGGTGGCCGACTGCGTTTGTAACCCTCCGGAAATACATAAGAAGGTAACTGCCTTCTACGAACATGTGAGACAGAGATCTCCATTCCTGGCTTCCAGAACACATACATATTCACAGAATGCCGAAACTCGTCAACTGTCCCCCTTATATCAAACTGCTGACCTTCTTGTATTACCTCACCTTCTTTCCTCTGTAAGCCCATAAAAAAGGCAGAATGAGAACACTGCTTCAATGAATCAGCATACTCGTGAGGATACGGATGGCACTGCAGCTTTCCATATGTGTCTCGCTCTATCTGCAATATAGAGAAAGACATTTTTACCATATGACAGGGTAAGACAAAATGACGTTTCCTTTTGTTTTGCTATCTCCACATGAGCAGAGAGCATAAATTTAGCTTGATCGCGTTAAAAGTGGAATAATATTACCATCAGAGTCAGTTGTCTTAAACGGGATTCAACCCATCCTTTCCATGCACGCAAGTCATCAACATCAGCAGCAACGATGTCTACCTCAAGATAGTTCTTGTAGCTTTCAAAGAACAAATATGGCTCAAACAATGCGCTCCACTGTGATTTTTTCAGCTCAATCTCCtgaatgttaacataaactgaGCAAAGAGAATTTAAGTGTACTACTAATGAATGTATAAAAACCTCGTTATTACCTCACAGATTTTATTGCCAAATTGAAACTGCTCTGTCATAACACGGAGAGTACTGGTTGAGACATTGTAG from Apium graveolens cultivar Ventura chromosome 5, ASM990537v1, whole genome shotgun sequence includes the following:
- the LOC141723906 gene encoding nuclear poly(A) polymerase 4-like isoform X1 gives rise to the protein MVLSEGLNNHPGVTKPLSLAGPSEADLIRNKELEKFLEDAGLHETKEEAFKRQQVLARIREIVVVWVKQLTRLRGYTDQMVEDANAVIFTFGSYRLGVHGPGADIDTLCVGPSYVNREEDFFFILHNSLEEIEEVTELQPVPDAHVPVMKFKFDGISIDLLYASVSRLVVPDDLDISDVSVLYDVDEPTVRSLNGCRVADQILKLVPNVEHFRTTLRCLKYWAKKRGVYSNVTGFLGGVNWALLVARVSQLYPNAIPSMLVSRFFRVYTQWRWPNPVMLCAIEEDELGFSIWDPRRNPRDRTHHMPIITPAYPCMNSSYNVSTSTLRVMTEQFQFGNKICEEIELKKSQWSALFEPYLFFESYKNYLEVDIVAADVDDLRAWKGWVESRLRQLTLMIERDTYGKLQCHPYPHEYADSLKQCSHSAFFMGLQRKEGEVIQEGQQFDIRGTVDEFRHSVNMYVFWKPGMEISVSHVRRRQLPSYVFPEGYKRSRPPRQHNEQSSPVNEGCRSGSVGRQPRKRKDSDAANVQGSPEKRQCSASPQKRDSLSPEIISHVDRDASKECKSVETGRTTERAGVNGTGCAQKVEGDNGVVLGHVESEQDGMSRRVGDDGCGSNSSVVTSFTNEVGSVVNIGPASRSESSEGIPDSATGSNSRVSSHGDSCEADSDLLTSDGCITDGKVSESGSNDELEQGGFLERAIVADEIAA
- the LOC141723906 gene encoding nuclear poly(A) polymerase 4-like isoform X2, whose product is MVLSEGLNNHPGVTKPLSLAGPSEADLIRNKELEKFLEDAGLHETKEEAFKRQQVLARIREIVVVWVKQLTRLRGYTDQMVEDANAVIFTFGSYRLGVHGPGADIDTLCVGPSYVNREEDFFFILHNSLEEIEEVTELQPVPDAHVPVMKFKFDGISIDLLYASVSRLVVPDDLDISDVSVLYDVDEPTVRSLNGCRVADQILKLVPNVEHFRTTLRCLKYWAKKRGVYSNVTGFLGGVNWALLVARVSQLYPNAIPSMLVSRFFRVYTQWRWPNPVMLCAIEEDELGFSIWDPRRNPRDRTHHMPIITPAYPCMNSSYNVSTSTLRVMTEQFQFGNKICEEIELKKSQWSALFEPYLFFESYKNYLEVDIVAADVDDLRAWKGWVESRLRQLTLMIERDTYGKLQCHPYPHEYADSLKQCSHSAFFMGLQRKEGEVIQEGQQFDIRGTVDEFRHSVNMYVFWKPGMEISVSHVRRRQLPSYVFPEGYKRSRPPRQHNEQSSPVNEGCRSGSVGRQPRKRKDSDAANVQGSPEKRQCSASPQKRDSLSPEIISHVDRDASKECKSVETGRTTERAGVNGTGCAQKVEGDNGVVLGHVESEQDGMSRRVGDDGCGSNSSVVTSFTNEVGSVVNIGPASRSESSEGIPDSATGSNSRVSSHGDSCEADSDLLTSDGCITDGKQGGFLERAIVADEIAA